The proteins below are encoded in one region of Tessaracoccus aquimaris:
- a CDS encoding Gfo/Idh/MocA family protein produces the protein MGEPLRVGIVGLGNILGQYLDTFAALPDVTVAAVADLDAERAADVAADLSRTQGEAARAVTLEDLLSADDVDVVLNLTTPAAHARVALAAIAAGKPVYGEKPLAATMAEAAEVMRAAEARGVDVLCAPDTVLGVGIQTARRAVDDGLIGEPVAATATMVTPGHEAWHPNPDFYYLPGGGPLMDMGPYYVTALVHLLGPVVSVVGVGSRSRAARTVASGPRAGESFPVEVDTHVTGVLSHASGAVATLVMSFDAVATASSHLEVHGTAGSLAVPDPNQFDGEVRLAPLGGDGFAAIPPSAGYVEAGRGIGLFDWAENRPSAPRVSGEVGLHVLEIMESLLKSDGRTIALGSTAARPDPVPLTMCR, from the coding sequence GTGGGCGAGCCGCTGAGGGTCGGCATCGTCGGCCTCGGCAACATCCTCGGCCAGTACCTCGACACGTTCGCCGCGCTGCCCGACGTGACGGTCGCCGCGGTCGCGGACCTCGACGCCGAGCGGGCCGCCGACGTCGCGGCCGACCTGAGCCGGACGCAGGGGGAGGCGGCCAGGGCGGTGACGCTCGAGGACCTGCTGAGCGCCGACGACGTCGACGTCGTGCTGAACCTGACCACCCCCGCCGCGCACGCCCGGGTCGCGCTGGCAGCCATCGCGGCGGGCAAGCCCGTCTACGGCGAGAAGCCCCTCGCCGCGACCATGGCGGAGGCGGCCGAGGTGATGCGTGCCGCCGAGGCGCGCGGCGTCGACGTGCTCTGCGCGCCGGACACGGTGCTCGGCGTCGGCATCCAGACCGCCAGGAGGGCCGTCGACGACGGCCTCATCGGTGAGCCGGTCGCGGCGACCGCCACCATGGTCACGCCCGGCCATGAGGCCTGGCACCCGAACCCGGACTTCTACTACCTGCCCGGAGGCGGCCCGCTGATGGACATGGGCCCCTACTACGTCACGGCCCTGGTGCACCTGCTCGGCCCCGTCGTCTCGGTCGTCGGCGTCGGGTCCCGTAGCCGCGCGGCGCGCACCGTCGCGTCCGGCCCGCGGGCCGGGGAGTCGTTCCCCGTCGAGGTCGACACGCACGTCACCGGCGTGCTGAGCCACGCCTCGGGCGCCGTCGCGACACTGGTGATGAGCTTCGACGCCGTCGCCACCGCCTCGTCGCACCTGGAGGTCCACGGCACCGCGGGCAGCCTCGCGGTGCCCGATCCCAACCAGTTCGACGGTGAGGTCCGGCTGGCGCCGCTCGGCGGTGACGGCTTCGCGGCGATCCCCCCGTCGGCGGGCTACGTCGAGGCGGGGCGCGGCATCGGCCTGTTCGACTGGGCCGAGAACCGGCCCAGCGCCCCGCGCGTCTCGGGCGAGGTCGGGCTGCACGTGCTGGAGATCATGGAGTCGCTGCTGAAGAGCGACGGTCGCACCATCGCGCTCGGCAGCACCGCTGCGCGGCCCGACCCGGTGCCCCTCACGATGTGTCGCTGA
- a CDS encoding ThuA domain-containing protein, with protein MSSRRCLIVRGGWEGHDPVRTTDSILTYLEASGFDVNVESSTEAYLGDLDSVDLIVQCVTMSTIADAEVAALRAAVERGTGLVGWHGGIADSFRNSADYNQLIGGLFAAHPGKPEEHRVGDETDNFIRHTIELTDLGREHPITAGLDDFDLETEQYWVLSDDLNDVLATTTLAARPGDPWSRPVTCPAVWTRSWGKGRIVVATPGHRLEDVEDPNVRQIIERGIAWASR; from the coding sequence ATGTCGAGTCGAAGGTGTCTCATCGTCCGCGGCGGCTGGGAGGGGCACGACCCCGTCCGGACCACCGATTCCATCCTGACCTACCTCGAGGCGTCCGGCTTCGACGTGAACGTCGAGTCGTCCACCGAGGCGTACCTCGGCGACCTGGACTCTGTCGACCTCATCGTGCAGTGCGTCACCATGTCCACGATCGCCGACGCTGAGGTCGCGGCGCTGCGGGCCGCAGTGGAGCGCGGCACCGGCCTGGTCGGCTGGCACGGCGGAATCGCCGACTCGTTCCGCAACTCGGCCGACTACAACCAACTCATCGGCGGCCTCTTCGCCGCGCACCCAGGCAAGCCGGAGGAGCACCGGGTGGGGGACGAGACCGACAACTTCATCCGCCACACCATCGAACTCACCGACCTGGGCCGCGAGCACCCGATCACGGCAGGCCTCGACGACTTCGACCTCGAGACCGAGCAGTACTGGGTCCTCAGCGACGACCTCAACGACGTGCTCGCCACCACGACGCTTGCCGCCCGCCCGGGCGACCCGTGGAGCAGGCCGGTGACCTGCCCCGCGGTGTGGACCAGGTCGTGGGGCAAGGGGCGGATCGTCGTCGCAACGCCAGGGCACCGCCTCGAGGACGTCGAGGACCCGAACGTGCGCCAGATCATCGAGAGGGGCATCGCGTGGGCGAGCCGCTGA
- a CDS encoding HAD-IIA family hydrolase yields the protein MRTRSDITCWLTDMDGVLVHDSRALPGAPELIEQWRRNDTPFLVLTNNSSYTPRDLSARLRDAGLDVPEDRIWTSAMATAQFLAEQKPGGSCYVVGEAGLITALHEKGMIMTDRHPDFVVVGETRTYSFESITTVIRLIDAGSRFIVTNPDATGPALDGIVPATGAIAALITKATGKEPYVVGKPNPMMFRSALNKIKAHSETTGMIGDRMDTDIVAGIEAGLHTVLVLTGISTPAVVEQFPFRPNETLDGVFELLQSQ from the coding sequence ATGCGCACCCGCTCTGACATCACCTGCTGGCTCACCGACATGGACGGGGTGCTCGTCCACGACTCGCGCGCGCTGCCTGGGGCGCCCGAACTGATCGAGCAGTGGCGCCGCAACGACACGCCGTTCCTGGTGCTGACCAACAACTCCAGTTACACGCCTCGCGACCTGTCGGCGCGACTGCGCGACGCGGGCCTCGACGTGCCTGAGGATCGGATCTGGACCTCCGCGATGGCGACGGCGCAGTTCCTGGCCGAGCAGAAGCCGGGCGGCTCCTGCTACGTGGTCGGCGAGGCCGGCCTGATCACCGCCCTGCACGAGAAGGGGATGATCATGACCGATCGGCACCCCGACTTCGTGGTCGTCGGTGAGACCCGCACCTACTCCTTCGAGTCCATCACCACCGTCATCCGGTTGATCGACGCAGGCTCGCGCTTCATCGTCACCAACCCCGACGCGACCGGCCCGGCGCTCGACGGCATCGTGCCTGCCACCGGTGCGATCGCGGCGCTGATCACCAAGGCGACCGGCAAGGAGCCGTACGTGGTCGGCAAACCGAACCCGATGATGTTCCGCTCCGCGCTCAACAAGATCAAGGCGCACTCCGAGACCACCGGCATGATCGGTGACCGGATGGACACCGACATCGTCGCGGGCATCGAGGCGGGCCTGCACACCGTGCTTGTGCTGACCGGCATCTCGACGCCCGCCGTCGTCGAGCAGTTCCCGTTCCGCCCGAACGAGACCCTCGACGGCGTCTTCGAACTGCTGCAGAGCCAGTGA